GTATAATTAAATTTCACAAAGAAGGAAGATTTCCAGTTGGCATTCAATGAGGCAGTTATACTGGCACAGAGATCTCTTCTATAAGAATCTTCAACATGGCACCAAAAACTTTTTCTGTTGTGTATGCAGAGAAACTAAGGCCAAGatggaaataaaacagagaagcctgttcAGAAACAGTCTTCCTCTAAAAGTTCGCATCATAAGGAAAAAAACTGTAACCCTATgaggtgatgctgctgctaagtcgcttcagtcgtgtccgactctgtgcgacccgatagacggcagcccaccaggctcccccatccctgggattctccaggcaaaaacactggagtgggctgccatttccttctctaatgcatgaaagtgaaaagtgaaagtgaagtcgctcagtcgtgtccgactcttcataaccccatggactgcagcctaccaggctcctctgcccattggatttttccaggaaagagtactgtggggtgccattgccttctcctggataTTAACTAAACCTATCATGGTAACCATTTCACAATAGGTAACTACGTGAAGTCCTTCTGTTGTATACCTTAAaacttatatctcaataaaactgggggagAAGTCTCCCATAAATTCTCAGAACATTTTGAAACCTATTTCTTTGATTTATGCAATTCTGCCAAGTTACTGTAATTATGTACACGTCTTTTTCCCTCATCTAAGCTGtattcacattcattcattcaacaaatatttattgagctccatTACACACCAGACACCCTTCCGCCCTTCCCAGTGCTGGGGACATATCAATgggcaaaataaaaatagctgTCTTTGTGGAGCTTATGTGTTGTTAGGGTAGACAGCATAAACATAATATATAAGTAAATTATGTAGTCTGCCAGAGGGTGATAAGCACATGGGGTGGAATAAACCAAGATAAGGGAATGGggttcacaattttttttaagtggtcaGGATGAATTTCATGGAGAAAATCATTACCAAAAGGAACTGGGATCCAACTGAGCAGAGTTCTAGAAAGTGAGTGGTGACAGTGACTATCACAGCTCAATCACCAAAAATCTAGCAGAGTTCCCTGCATGTGGTAAATAATCAATAATTGTGTGCTGATTAAATAAAGTTCAAGGTCTTATCTAAAACAACATACCAATTGAAGACTGGACAAGAATTTGTCTTTAGCATGTCAAAACTATGATTCCTACTGAAGCACCAGTGTCAGAGCCTTATCCCTAAAAGAAAATACTAATCAGTACGAGCACAGTGGAAGTTATTAAAAATGACTATTacccttgggggaaaaaaagaaaacataacaatGTCTCTTCAAGAAACTGATTTTACTAATCAGCCTCTCATTATTTTAAACTCAGAGTCAGCATATACTTTCCACAGTACCCTTACATATTTATGTTAATTGGGCTTGACTTTCTGACATAAAGTATATGTGCCATGATAAACACATTTGTCAGAAGGgactttgtctttttatttaattttaggtATAAAATGACAAAGCTATCTCAAATATCATGTTTGAACTTAGTGATTAATGCATAATTAGATCATACTTATAACCTGTTTCTCagtaataaatgatattttaacttacatacagcAAAGTTAACACAAGCAAACTTTTTACCAATAAATTATTTCACGCAGGTATATGCTTATGAATCTATTTAATTGTTCAAACTGTGCTAGAGAATACATATTTTGGAGTACATAATTTGTTAGATTTAGTTACAACAGAGGTGATTTCAATGGGAATTTCTTATACTGTCCTACTTATCAAAAAAATTTGTATCATTTGCTCCCAAATCTGTTATgtcaaaatgtatttttgaattaTACATTTAATTATGTCACTTTCAGctaatttatttcataaatattagagatctgattttaaattattttatgaatatttccaAAACATGTTTtccaattattatttttctagtgAAGACAAATAATTgacctatatttatatataaatattctctGCACagtgatatttttttaaagagaatagtAAGGAAAGTGCAAAAGCTCAGGCTCTCCAgggcaaagccaaaaaaaaaaaaaggaaaatttaattaTGCCTCctgatttttttactttttgaattttattttctccccttgtctatttttttaaatgctagaaATTTACCTTAAAAACATTAACAGTGTTACTATTTCAATTATTTGCCAGTGATAGGGGTGCGgtagttaattttatattatccccACCCCTAAAAAATCATGGTTTCAAATTCATCAGGAGTAAATATACTAACTACCTGGGATCAAAATGGAGAGCCCTTCAAGATAAGCAGTTGTGCAGTGAGCATGACCTGAATTAGTCAGGATAGCAGGAATCCGGGGTCAGAGCTGTTTCCACCATTTTGGTCTGACCACGATAATTGAGTTTGACCCTGTTTGTGTAGCACTTGTTTCTGTCATAGGTGTAACAGGTCTCAGTGTCTCTATCACAGATATTGCTCTGGCTGGCAGTAACTACTTGATCTTCCAGCTCCACTTCTCTAGTGTCACATTTTTTGCACCTGAAAAACAAATATACGCATTAGACACTCCCCATCAAGTGTTGTCTCAGAATCTGAGTGACTATACATTGCTATCCAAAATCAGTTAGTTCTAAGAAAGGAGGACTCCTTTCAGACCAAATTCTCTATAATACAGAAtcatttatgtaatttttcaACCTTTAACTGAAAGTAAGCAATAGAATTAATATATATGACTATGTACACTATTCAGTAACTTCCACtctgttaaatttattcccaaCTGTACTGCAGGGTTAAATTAATTATTTACAGTAATgaaggaaggtttttttttaaattttggattcAATGGTTTCCAAAGAAACAACTGCATGTTAATGGGTCTGAATTATTGAACTAAAAAGACAAATTGGTCCTTCTTGtactaatgaaaataattttgtctttaGAATAAATTTAGAGCTAACCtttatttataaagttttatgAATTTATGATGCCTAATAattaacatgggcttccctggtggctcagacagtaaagaatccaactgcagtgaaggagacctggattcagttccagggttgggaagatcccctggaagacagcatggcaacccgctccaggattcttgcctggagaatccccatggacagagggccctggcaggctactgtccatggggttgcaaagagtcggacacaactgagtgactaaggacaggacagcacagcacagcaataaTTAACATATGAATTAATGTATTCAAAAGTTCAAATGATATTGGTAAATGTTTATACCCCAATATGTTTTCAAAAACATTCTTACTAACAAGCTTAATGAAAAGTTATTGACTTAGGTATCTTTATTAGTATGAAGGAAAATCTCTTACAGGTCAGACAAATGGTACACAAATTTGGTTCTCATTGGTGAGGTAGGATCAGAGATATTCTCCCTGCTGTTCAGAGGaacactaaaaaaaagaaaacgaagaaTAATGAAATTAGCAAATACTGCTGTTTTTGGTAATAGGCGTATTGCTAGGACAGTACTTACTATTTCATTCAGACATTTAGGACATTTAGCACTCTATAAACACTCTTTAGTAACACTATTACTCACATTTCACAGTAATTGCTACATTTTAAACAACTGCATTCAAAATAAACCTCACAACAACTCCTCTGTCAATTATCTTTTATTACTTGGTAAATCcctccttttcctttaaaaataagctCAAGTTTTACTTTCTCTGTGATTTTTACCTCGATCTCATTTCCACCCCTCAATAAACTTCTCATCTGTAGTCTCATTAATGTTTCATATACCTTTACTATACTGCCATATTATAGTTGCTTACCTACAGAATAGCTGTTTCTACATTCTATAAATTCCTTGAGCCAAAAACACTTACACATCCCAGTGCCTTGCTATAGGTGTGTCATATAGAATATGTCCAATATTTCTGAATGAATGGACAGACAGATACTAAGGATCACATTTTAGAAATGTAGTAATTACAAATCAGAGGGGTTGGTGACCTAAAATTCACACAAGTACTAAGTAGTAAAGCTGGAACTGGAATCCAGACCTGTTGATTTGGAGGTTTTCCATGAAAAATTAGATAACATATCGACTAGTTCAGGTGATTTCattaacttttacattttttcatcTATGTCATCATTCCTCTTCACATGCACTGCTCCCTACCAAAAGATCCCCCAAAACCTCAGGTTTTCCTAACTCAGTATTTAGCAACATTATCCACATATGTATCCAAGCTAAAAAGTTGGATTCTGTCCCTCAGTCTTCCCTCTCTGTCACCACCTAGGTCTAAATCCATCTCACAGTTCAACTGGCTCTAATACTTTGCATCTTTGAACTTGATTCAGGACACCACCCTTCTCTCCTAATTTGTAGCAATACCTTCCTTCAGTCTTGACCCCTCCCATGCGTTGGCCACATTATTGCCAAAATAGTCTTTTTAAACTACAAGCCTAACTTCCTTCTCTGCTTAAAGCCTACAGTGTCTCCCCACAGAAAACAAGGTAATCATCAAGATGGCATAGAAGGCACTGCATGACGTacctctctctctccagcctcgTCTCTCACCACACCACCCTCTTTACACCATGTGCCAGATGGAAACAACTGTTTGCTATGGTACAAAACTAACCAGGATTTTCTCATCTCTAAGTGTTAAAGATAACTAAAACAGTAATAGCCCTAACATTTACCAAAAACTTATAGTCTGCCTGGTACTATGATGAACATGTTAACCTCATGATCTCATACAATTGTCACAGAAACCCTGATTCCTTTTCTTGGAATTATCTGCTTCCCCTATCAACCCTGTCATCACCCACACACATTTCTACCACTTACTCCAaataccctctccttcctccccctgccTCTCTCCACTTTCCCCAGGGACTGGCCTCGGTGCCCCTCTTTGTGCTCCTGTAACATCCTACACCTATTCCTGTCACTgcatttacaatattgcattgtaaTTGCCTTTTCCGTTATTTATAGTTTCCCGCTAGACTGTAAATTCTTTGATGGCACAGGCtgtgttttatataaattattgtaTCCCCAGCTCCAATCCTCAGTGGCTTTCAGAAACACTcgataaatatttctcaaattaataaatgaatggatgaacatatctattcttttattACAAAATCTCTAGTAATAACAGAAAATGCTTTAAATAATGAGAAAAGTAAGAGAACAGACACATATGAGAGTTTTGCTGGGGACTACTGTTCTGAgtgcttttatatattttcacatttaatcctcacaaccctacgaagtatatgtgtatatatacatacctatacatattccttttttttcagtttagggAACAGGCTCAAattggttaagtaacttgcctaaagcCATAACATCATTAAGTGATGGAGTTGGGGATAATGCCATAATGACACAGCAACGATAATGGAACTTTTAGAAAGAAGATTAAAGCAGCATCAATATACATCAGGGAAATGGCATGAAGTTACTGAACTGCCTGatttcagtaaataaaatatcataaaaagGATCatgtcattaaaagaaaaagataaatcagAGAATCCTGGAGTATCATTTTAAATCTACCCTTGGAGATTTAAATTTAAGAGAGATACTCCTCTTCAACACTGTGAAGAGTGTTGCCAGTGTCCTTGATGCCATTAGTGTCATTAGGTGCCAGTGTCATTGATGCCATTCTCTGAAGATACACGCTTCTCCAATTATTCTATCCTTAACAgggaactggggcttcccttgtagctcagtcgataaagaatctgcctgcagtgcaggagacccagcttcaatccctgggctgggaagatcccctggagaaggaaatggcaacccactctagtatccttgcctggaaaatcccctggacagaggagcctggtgggctgcagtccatggggtcacaaagagttgagcacgactgagtgactaatacttactTACTTAAGAAGGGACTAAGTGGTGTAGATTTGAGTGGTCAAAGAAAACTTGCTCAAGGAAGTGATGTCTAAGCTGAGACATGCAGGCTGAAGAGTTAACCAGGCTGAGAGGGGTGCAAGAAAGAGTCCTTCAAGCAGAGGAACTAGATTATgcaaaaacagaagaggaagaaagaggtaCTGCAACATACTGAATTTTTAAACCTAAGATGAAAAAGAAGTGGCCATGGAAGAGCTTAAGAGTTATGCTGAGCACTGTAGGTTAGGCAGAAACATTCGTAATTTATCCCAGTAACAACATTGGGGGAACCAGCAAAAGCATTTTAGGATGGGTAGTGGCATAATGATAACTGGCACATAGGTTAGATGGATAAataacagtaaatattttttgaaaatgtgcCAAAAACTACATAGTCTTTAAAAGGAATAGATCTCAATTTATCTTTACAATAACTCTATGAATACATATTATTTGCCTATTAATATTTAGAGATGAGAAAGTTCAAGTTTAGAAGGGTTAAGTAACTAGCATACCATAGCACATAGCTACTAATATTTAGTGACAGCCAGAACTCAAAACAAATTCTTAAGCATATTATACTTCTCCTATTGATTACATGGGATTGAATGCTATGTTCTGTTTCAATAAGAGGTATTTGATTCAGGAGGGAAACTATTTAAAGTAGTGGAAGTACTTCACAAGGGAGACATTAATGACTGGACCAATAGAAATCTCAGTTCTTAAATATTATCAATGTTTTTGCTGTTGAATAAGACTCATAGCTTACAACTTAAGACTATGTGTGAAATGAAATGAGTATCTGAAGTCCAACATACAAGTAGAGATGAAATCAATGTAGTAAATTTAATTAGTCTACCATACTTTTATGCAGACAGATGAAGTTGAATACAAGGTGAAGTACTTTGTGGTCCATATATGGTACAAAACAAACCTTTTATAATCACCTCAAGTTTCACTTTGAACTGTCAAGGGCAACTATAAGTTCTGATTCAAACTGAAATAACTCCATATAAAGAGGGCATGTTGATGACTAGATCCGAACCTTCAGTTATTATTTGAGGTAGCTGACTGGTTTTAGGTGGCCTGGAGACCTCTGTCTCTGCTCCCAGCTACATAATTGGCTTAAGTCCATTACCCAGGTTTAATCTCATGTAAGctgttatatgggcttccctggtggctcagaggttaaagcgtctgcctgcaatgcaggagacccaggttcaatccctgggtcaggaagatcccctggagaaggaaatggcaacccactccagtattcttgcctgggaaatctcatggacgcaggagcctggtggcctacagtccacggggtcacaaagagtcggacacgactgagcgacttcacttaagcTGTTACACtcttaggcttcccagatggcgctagtggtaaagatcccacctgtcaatacaagagacttgggttctatctctgggttgggaagatcccctggaagaggaaatggcaacccactctagcattcttgcatggagaatcctatgaacagaggagcctgacgggctacagtccatggggtcacaagagttagaaatgacttagcaactaaacaactaccACCAAGGTGTTACCCACCAAAAAGAGGAGCAAAGATACAGGTATCACATGCAAACAACCACTAATATCAGAAAGTATCTGctcacaaaatgaaaatatgaagcaTGAAATACCACATACATAATTCTGATGTTTCTCTCCACAATGTCTTGACTAGGATCTTCAGCAGAAGGGATGATCCTGGAAGTAATCCGGGCACACTTACATTTGTTGTCAACAAGAACaatcctttcattttcatcttgggcttgaaagataaatattttaaaaagaaaggtaaCCAAAAGTCTAATTTCATACTTTGTATCAAGTTAATTTATCACCCTCCCCaacagaaaactcaagtgttttgGCTGATCAGGTTCAGCTTTCtccatttgttctttttcctaacctaaagtcggagaaggcaatggcaccccgctctagtactcttgcctggaaaatcccatggacagaggagcctggaaggctgcagtccatggggtcgctaagggtcggacacgactgagtggcttcactttcacttttcactttcatgcattggagaaggaaatggcaacccactccagtgttcttgcctgaagaatcccagggacaggggagcctggtaggcttccatctatggggtcacacagagtcggacacaactgaagcgacttagccacaGCAGCAGCCTAAAGTAGCTAAGTGGAATCTCACAGCATAGTGaaggaaatacaaatgaactCCAAAagcaattttctcatttttccttggACCAGTCTATGGGAACCTGGAACTGAAAGAATTCTGGTTTTAACCAAATGCTTTTAATGGAGGCACAACCCTCTGAATGATAGAGCTTTGTAAAAAAATTAGTGCCAAACgccaaaatgagagagaaaacaaacatcTAGACTAAATCTCTCTCAGACTAGAGAAATTTATTCAAAAGTGAACAAATAAACCagtttttttataataaaaacaccCTTCCTAAACACCCATTCATACTTTTTTCCCCTATGCTAAGAACATGAACATTTTCCCCAAGATAACCTTATTTTGTAAGACTTTAAAATTCTCCATTAAAATTTCCCTAAACTTAactatattctttcttttcataATAACAATCAGGTTATCATGGCATAATGATTTAATCCATTAAGTGcaatatttgttaatatttcttataagacttatttttaaagatatagtaTCTATAGATGTAAAGTGCTATAAACTTGCTAAAACAGTCTAGAATATGTTGTTAGGTACAAGTTCTATTTAATATAATATGCATgtgtacagaaaaaaataacaaatgagcAAATACACAAATAACTATTAAAGCCATAACTGTAAATGTCAACATTTACTGTCCAATATGAATATTAGATAAAATGTTGGTAAGTGCTACAAAGAATTAACAAAATTTCTTATTATCTGCACTTAGATCAACTAACAGATATTTGAGGAAGTAACAATAAATAGCTTTATCTGACAGTGATAattaaacaataataatgatgttaaatattttttattcctaTAATTTAAGCTAAGTGACCTTTAAAATTTCCTTCCATCAAATCTCAATTTATAAAAAAGACTTAGCACATTAATTCAAGTTATACAGGTTAAATGATAAGGAAATAAATTGTAAATGGACATCTAATTATTCCTGATCTCAGAGCAGAAAGGACCTAACTGCAGTATTTCAGTCTTAATGATACAGTCATTACAAAAACAATTTAAGATCATTGTTATTGTACTTATAATTGTTTTAAGTACTTTATAATGCATTATTATGTCCTTATTCATAAGTCCTTGATAAATCTTCTGATAAAAGTCTTACGGTATTGGAGAAAAACCATTATGAAGCCAATTTAAGATaatgatataatttttaatttttggaaaagaGTAAGATGATTTAAAAGGTGTCCTCTTCCCTACTCCTGTATTAGTGACTTTCAAATGCTTTTctcattaaaatacaaataagcaGGCAATACCTGACCAAAAATATAGGTGGAGTTGAGTATGTGATGACTATTAAGTCTTAAATAGAAAATACATACGTTTTGTTTATGGCACATATTATATTTTCTTGCCAGAAACCTAGTGGGAAAGTATCTCTACTATTATTATATAAGAATATTAGGTAGCCTAATATACCTaccaggaaaattttaaaatacatttaattcaccaagacttttaagagtctaaCTTCTGTTTTATCAACAGGAAATATTTTTCCTAATACACCTGTTATTATA
This window of the Capra hircus breed San Clemente chromosome 6, ASM170441v1, whole genome shotgun sequence genome carries:
- the JCHAIN gene encoding immunoglobulin J chain: MKNCLLFGGVLAIFVKAVLVTAQDENERIVLVDNKCKCARITSRIIPSAEDPSQDIVERNIRIIVPLNSRENISDPTSPMRTKFVYHLSDLCKKCDTREVELEDQVVTASQSNICDRDTETCYTYDRNKCYTNRVKLNYRGQTKMVETALTPDSCYPD